A stretch of the Alosa alosa isolate M-15738 ecotype Scorff River chromosome 16, AALO_Geno_1.1, whole genome shotgun sequence genome encodes the following:
- the LOC125309936 gene encoding uncharacterized protein LOC125309936 isoform X2, translating to MSACPVQDQGALSCTSSSNLLFDEKSAPSSPKIAEVCFGDGSDDMKSSMGDSLDGEEEEIWNSSNLNIDEKICLVDLLHCKTRQMKINADLQNVLYAHEDSNANLELENKSLKDQIKSMKPSVLDGGKLVHNMDDIHAALAEKERATRSLMANIRKLEKENKTMYGQIAAINDEISAILPKRETDQKKITDLSQIVQTLEQKLQEKRLQLAERDEIIHQRDCMIDSQKASLMELNTTGEQLKSNIKDLESQWEFEVVTEGGSFLNLDGSFSLAPTSPLSLAEEFSMIPGLLESMDAPQHPDNPEDEIGDVSQQEVEVGVTCEKVKEVKTDLAELKAMEVKQAQHSENSVSWLGEAWGHFKRGAWVGAAVGLGVLLPLSLLSLATPSCSTIPGLDCMDVLWTTARHIVQPYCDVQHFGMPPF from the exons ATGTCTGCCTGCCCTGTTCAAGACCAGGGTGCCCTTTCTTGTACTAGCAGCTCAAATCTGCTGTTTGATGAGAAATCTGCACCTAGTTCTCCTAAAATAGCTGAAGTGTGCTTTGGAGATGGAAGTGATG ATATGAAATCCTCCATGGGAGATAGTCTGGATGGCGAGGAGGAGGAAATCTGGAATTCCTCAAATCT GAACATAGACGAGAAAATATGTTTGGTGGACCTTCTGCACTGCAAGACTCGCCAGATGAAGATTAATGCAGATCTGCAGAATGTTCTTTACGCTCATGAGGACTCAAATGCTAATTTGGAATTGGAAAACAAATCTCTGAAAGATCAAATTAAAAG TATGAAGCCGTCCGTTCTGGATGGAGGAAAGTTAGTGCACAACATGGATGATATTCATGCTGCACTTGCTGAGAAGGAGAGGGCCACACGTAGCCTTATGGCCAACATCAGAAAGCTG GAGAAGGAGAACAAAACCATGTATGGCCAGATTGCAGCCATCAACGATGAG ATATCTGCTATTTTGCCAAAGAGAGAAACGGACCAGAAGAAAATAACAGATCTGAGTCAAATCGTGCAGACTTTGGAG caAAAACTGCAGGAGAAGAGATTACAGCTCGCCGAAAGAGATGAAATAATTCACCAA AGAGACTGCATGATTGACAGTCAGAAAGCTTCCTTAATGGAGCTCAACACAACTGGAGAA CAACTAAAAAGTAACATTAAGGACCTGGAGAGCCAGTGGGAATTTGAAGTTGT TACTGAAGGGGGAAGTTTCCTAAACCTGGACGGCTCTTTCTCCTTGGCCCCAAcgagccctctctctcttgctgaaGAGTTCAGCATGATACCTGGATTGCTG GAGAGCATGGATGCACCTCAGCACCCAGACAATCCTGAAGATGAGATAGGAGACGTCAGCCAGCAGGAGGTGGAAgtaggtgtcacctgtgaaaaaGTCAAGGAGGTGAAAACAGACCTGGCAGAACTCAAGGCCATGGAGGTGAAGcaagcacagcacagcgagAACAG TGTCAGCTGGCTGGGTGAGGCCTGGGGGCACTTTAAAAGAGGGGCCTGGGTTGGTGCTGCTGTCGGACTGGGTGTTCTGCTGCCCCTGAGTCTCCTCAGTTTGGCCACACCCTCCTGCTCCACCATCCCCGGCCTGGACTGTATGGATGTCCTGTGGACCACCGCCCGCCATATCGTCCAGCCGTACTGCGATGTTCAGCATTTTGGCATGCCACCCTTTTAA
- the LOC125309936 gene encoding uncharacterized protein LOC125309936 isoform X1, translated as MSACPVQDQGALSCTSSSNLLFDEKSAPSSPKIAEVCFGDGSDVFTDMKSSMGDSLDGEEEEIWNSSNLNIDEKICLVDLLHCKTRQMKINADLQNVLYAHEDSNANLELENKSLKDQIKSMKPSVLDGGKLVHNMDDIHAALAEKERATRSLMANIRKLEKENKTMYGQIAAINDEISAILPKRETDQKKITDLSQIVQTLEQKLQEKRLQLAERDEIIHQRDCMIDSQKASLMELNTTGEQLKSNIKDLESQWEFEVVTEGGSFLNLDGSFSLAPTSPLSLAEEFSMIPGLLESMDAPQHPDNPEDEIGDVSQQEVEVGVTCEKVKEVKTDLAELKAMEVKQAQHSENSVSWLGEAWGHFKRGAWVGAAVGLGVLLPLSLLSLATPSCSTIPGLDCMDVLWTTARHIVQPYCDVQHFGMPPF; from the exons ATGTCTGCCTGCCCTGTTCAAGACCAGGGTGCCCTTTCTTGTACTAGCAGCTCAAATCTGCTGTTTGATGAGAAATCTGCACCTAGTTCTCCTAAAATAGCTGAAGTGTGCTTTGGAGATGGAAGTGATG TATTTACAGATATGAAATCCTCCATGGGAGATAGTCTGGATGGCGAGGAGGAGGAAATCTGGAATTCCTCAAATCT GAACATAGACGAGAAAATATGTTTGGTGGACCTTCTGCACTGCAAGACTCGCCAGATGAAGATTAATGCAGATCTGCAGAATGTTCTTTACGCTCATGAGGACTCAAATGCTAATTTGGAATTGGAAAACAAATCTCTGAAAGATCAAATTAAAAG TATGAAGCCGTCCGTTCTGGATGGAGGAAAGTTAGTGCACAACATGGATGATATTCATGCTGCACTTGCTGAGAAGGAGAGGGCCACACGTAGCCTTATGGCCAACATCAGAAAGCTG GAGAAGGAGAACAAAACCATGTATGGCCAGATTGCAGCCATCAACGATGAG ATATCTGCTATTTTGCCAAAGAGAGAAACGGACCAGAAGAAAATAACAGATCTGAGTCAAATCGTGCAGACTTTGGAG caAAAACTGCAGGAGAAGAGATTACAGCTCGCCGAAAGAGATGAAATAATTCACCAA AGAGACTGCATGATTGACAGTCAGAAAGCTTCCTTAATGGAGCTCAACACAACTGGAGAA CAACTAAAAAGTAACATTAAGGACCTGGAGAGCCAGTGGGAATTTGAAGTTGT TACTGAAGGGGGAAGTTTCCTAAACCTGGACGGCTCTTTCTCCTTGGCCCCAAcgagccctctctctcttgctgaaGAGTTCAGCATGATACCTGGATTGCTG GAGAGCATGGATGCACCTCAGCACCCAGACAATCCTGAAGATGAGATAGGAGACGTCAGCCAGCAGGAGGTGGAAgtaggtgtcacctgtgaaaaaGTCAAGGAGGTGAAAACAGACCTGGCAGAACTCAAGGCCATGGAGGTGAAGcaagcacagcacagcgagAACAG TGTCAGCTGGCTGGGTGAGGCCTGGGGGCACTTTAAAAGAGGGGCCTGGGTTGGTGCTGCTGTCGGACTGGGTGTTCTGCTGCCCCTGAGTCTCCTCAGTTTGGCCACACCCTCCTGCTCCACCATCCCCGGCCTGGACTGTATGGATGTCCTGTGGACCACCGCCCGCCATATCGTCCAGCCGTACTGCGATGTTCAGCATTTTGGCATGCCACCCTTTTAA